aatctaAATGAGAAAAGAAGAGCTGATGCAAAGATTCAAAGTACAATTGTGCATTATGGGCAAAATATATTGTATTGGTACACAATTAGATTCATcctcattcattcgttgtctgtgaccgcttatccagttcagggtcgcggtgggtctagagcctacctgaaatcattgggcacaaggcgggaatacaccctggagggggcgccagtccttcacagggcaacacagacacacacacacctacggacacttttgagtcgccaatccacctaccaacgtgtgtttttggactgtgggaggaaacccacgcggacacggggagaacacaccaactcctcacagacagtcacccggaccgggaatcgaacccacaacctccaggcccctggagctgtgtgactgcaacactacctgctgctccaccgtgccgcccatatattaaattttaatatattaaagttttaatatattaaagtaTCTCAATCTAAgtgtgccctgtccagggtgtgttcctgccttgcacccagtgattccgggtaggctccggacccaccgtgaccctaaactggataagcggttacagataatgaatgaatgaatgaatttaatataTGAAAAACCACAAAGGACTCTTACAAAACATCAAATTGGTTATGGGGCACTTTTGCATATAACAGATATCATTAATGTCATAATTCTATCTGtattgcattattattattattattattattattataagacaTATTGTTGTAATGTTCACATAATTTTACTTCTTAAAAGGTCTCCTTAGAGCAAGTTTCGGTGCCAAAGTGGttgccattttcaaaaatgCACCCTGTTGATTTTTATTCTACCTTCACCAAAAACTGCAGTGGCAACTTCTCTGAGCAGGAGATTAAAGACATCCGAGCCTTTTATTACGCTATGTGTGccgaaacagatggcatgcttgGTAAGTGGACACATTACCATTATCATATTTCCTGTATATTTCCTGGGCTTTTGTTATAGTTTTACTGGCTCAAATTTTATATAGACTCATTCTGTTACAGGGGAAATAATTGCTGTTCTTAGAGATACCGGCTTATTGAACTCCACTGTGCTGCTGTTCACATCTGATCATGGTGATCTGGCCATGGAACACAGACAGTTCTATAAGATGTCCATGTTTGAGGGCAGCTCCCATGTCCCCTTAATTTTGATGGGTCCAGGAGTTAAGACTGGCCTTGAGATTACTTTACCAGTCTCTCTTGTAGACATATATCCTTCAATGCTGGGTatgttctttcattttcattgttatTTACTGTTATGATTTATACATCAATACTTGATATAATTATAGTAGAAGATAAAATTAATTTGACCCCAGATGATGTTCAGCCAATATATTTTGAGTGCTTGTAGTGAAATTAAGAGTTAACAATTCTGAATACAAAGTTAATATCTGAAAATATCTTGTGATTAATAATCAAATTTTCTGATGTATAGACAATTGCCTACATTTCTATTTTTGACTTAAACATCCCTTTAAATACTGTTCATGTTTAtggcattattttaaaaaatggttatCGTGTCTTGGAAGTGCCTCCATTCCATTGTATGTTTTTCCTTGCtgacacaaataaaaatgtattaaaaacacaaatatgttACAAAGAAATGTGCTGTACATACAAACCATCTGCATGTTATTCTATATTACAAACCTGTGTGTCATATTTGTTAGATATTGCAGGTATCCAAAAACAAGATGGCCTCAGTGGTCACTCTCTGATTCCTGTGGTCTCACAGGGTGGTCAGAAGATCACTCACCCTGGCTGGGTACTCAGTGAATACCATGGCTGCAATGCCAATGCCTCAACTTACATGCTTAGGATGGGCCAATGGAAGTACATCACCTATTCAGATGGCTTGAGTTTCCCTCCACAACTATTTGGTGAGCTGTCAGTAGTGTTCATACTCATTTAGCTCTGGTCTCAGAGGGCTTTAGACCTACACAGTTTAGTGATTTCCCTGTTCAAACCCAATTTAACTCAGCACTTAGTTAGCcaggtttacagtgtgtgaatgGTGACTATTTCAACCAAGAATTCTTACACACTTGTAGTCAAATTACCATGATTTTCTTTGGTCAGTGATAATGCTGACAAATAACTTCCATGTGTTAAATTTTAGTCAAATTTATATTGTATATTACTGTAAGGATTATAGCAAGGATAAAAGTAACAAGTTTAATTCCATTCTTAGTATTTGTATTTATGCATTTACACTTTTTGATATAGGTCTTGGAAATATGGTATGTGTTTGTAAGGAGGGACCTGTCAAAAATCATCAAGTAAACATGAATTATGAACACTGGtcccaaaaaaaatgtaaagcctCAGGGAAGACCTCAGGGAAATAAAAAATGTAGTATATGGGCACTCTAATATCTGGCTTGTTAAATTTGTCatcttattttaaaatcactgaTACAAATGGAACTTCATATACACCTTTATAACTACTACAGCTACTAATGCTCGTTTAACTCCGCCTTCTCAGATTTGTCAAAGGATAAAGCCGAGCTACACAACATGGCCTCTGGTTCCCCCACTGTGTGTCAGCAACTGGATAAACTCCTGCGGTCTGTAGTGGACTATCCCACTGTCTCCAGAGCTGTCCAGCACTACAACAAACAGCAGTTTCTGGCATGGAAGCAGAGTCTTGGGAACAATTACACACAGATCATTGCCAACCTACGCTGGCACATCGACTGGAAAAAGAATGAAAAGTATAACGAGAAAGCTATTGAAGAATGGCTTACaggtttaaaatgacaaaaagaaaaaagtttcAAAGCCTGTTGCAAGAAATATGAATGTTGTTCCTGCTTCCACTaggtatttaaataaatttgtgaCTCTTAGAAACAGACTGAATCATAAATGATATAGGAAATTTGATTAGtgcttgtaaaatattattttaataataatatattaagcTTAAACTTAAATTAAAAAACTATGTAAATTCTGACAAACTCTGTACAactatacattatattttaatactaACATCTCAAACCAATTGTAAAGCAATGT
This window of the Hoplias malabaricus isolate fHopMal1 chromosome Y, fHopMal1.hap1, whole genome shotgun sequence genome carries:
- the arsk gene encoding arylsulfatase K, with amino-acid sequence MKNTLLLLLLLLYHGTVCSDMNSSSHHTPNIVMVMSDAFDGRLTFSPGSNVVQLPFINFMRQMGAVFLNSYTNSPICCPSRAAMWSGRFVHLTEAWNNYKCLTPNATTWMDQLKKAGYHTHSMGKLDYTSGGHTVSNRVEAWTREVPFLLRQEGRPVTDLVGDASTVRVMSKDWNTTDRAVEWIRKSAAALSQPFALYLGLNLPHPYRTESLGPTAGGSTFRTSPYWLKKVSLEQVSVPKWLPFSKMHPVDFYSTFTKNCSGNFSEQEIKDIRAFYYAMCAETDGMLGEIIAVLRDTGLLNSTVLLFTSDHGDLAMEHRQFYKMSMFEGSSHVPLILMGPGVKTGLEITLPVSLVDIYPSMLDIAGIQKQDGLSGHSLIPVVSQGGQKITHPGWVLSEYHGCNANASTYMLRMGQWKYITYSDGLSFPPQLFDLSKDKAELHNMASGSPTVCQQLDKLLRSVVDYPTVSRAVQHYNKQQFLAWKQSLGNNYTQIIANLRWHIDWKKNEKYNEKAIEEWLTGLK